From the Microcoleus sp. FACHB-672 genome, the window CCAGGAGGAAGCACGTCGCCTGGGACATAACTTCGTGGGCACAGAACAAATCCTTCTGGGTTTGATCGGAGAAGGAACTGGTGTTGCCGCCAAAGTTCTTAAATCAATGGGCGTCAATCTCAAAGATGCTCGAATTGAAGTAGAAAAAATTATCGGCAGAGGTTCCGGCTTCGTCGCAGTTGAAATTCCTTTTACTCCAAGGGCCAAGCGCGTTCTAGAGCTATCTCTAGAAGAAGCTCGCCAACTCGGACATAATTATATTGGCACTGAACACCTGCTTTTAGGTTTAATCCGAGAAGGGGAAGGCGTAGCAGCCAGAGTGCTAGAAAACCTGGGAGTGGATCTGTCAAAAGTCCGGACGCAGGTCATTAGAATGCTGGGAGAGACGGCAGAAGTCACCCCAGGCGCGTCTCAGGGGCGCACCAAAACGCCAACACTTGATGAGTTTGGTTCTAACCTGACCCAAATGGCCGCTGACGGCAAACTTGACCCAGTGGTGGGCCGGCAAAAAGAAATTGAACGGGTGATTCAAATTCTTGGTCGCCGTACTAAGAATAACCCTGTGTTAATCGGGGAACCCGGAGTCGGTAAAACTGCCATCGCTGAAGGTCTGGCTCAGAGGATTGCTAATAACGATATTCCCGACATTCTCGAAGACAAGCGGGTTGTGACCCTAGACATTGGCTTGCTGGTAGCCGGCACAAAGTATCGTGGGGAATTTGAGGAACGCCTCAAGAAAATCATGGATGAGATCCGCTCTGCCGGCAATGTCATCCTGGTAATTGACGAGGTGCATACCCTAATCGGAGCCGGGGCCGCAGAAGGGGCCATCGACGCCGCAAACATTCTTAAGCCGGCATTGGCTAGAGGTGAATTGCAGTGCATTGGGGCAACCACCTTAGATGAATACCGCAAGCACATTGAGCGGGATGCTGCCTTAGAACGCCGCTTCCAGCCGGTGATGGTGGGCGAACCAACCGTTGACGAAACCATTGAAATTCTCTACGGGTTGCGTGATCGCTACGAGCAACACCACAAGCTCAAGATTTCCGACGCTGCCCTAGAAGCAGCCGCCAAGCTCTCTGATCGCTACATTAGTGATCGCTACTTGCCCGATAAAGCGATTGACTTAGTAGATGAAGCCGGTTCAAGAGTGCGGTTAATCAACTCCCAACTGCCCCCGGCGGCCAAGGAACTTGATAAAGAACTGCGGCAAGTTCTGAAAGAGAAAGACGATGCCGTCCGCTCTCAAGACTTTGACCGAGCCGGCGAATTGCGTGATCGCGAAATGGAAATCAAAACAGAAATCCGCGCGATTGCTAACAGCAAAAAGACCGAGTCTCCCAAGAGCGAAGATGCCTCGCCGGTTGTTACCGAAGAAGACATCGCCCAAATTGTTGCCAGTTGGACAGGCGTGCCGGTGAATAAACTCACCGAATCCGAATCCGAGAAACTGCTGCACATGGAAGACACCCTGCACCAGCGTCTCATCGGTCAGGAAGAAGCCGTCAAAGCCGTCTCTCGTGCCATTCGCCGTGCCCGTGTTGGTTTGAAGAACCCCAACCGGCCCATCGCCAGCTTTATCTTCTCCGGCCCTACCGGCGTTGGTAAAACCGAGCTGACCAAAGCCTTGGCTACCTACTTCTTCGGTTCGGAAGAGGCCATG encodes:
- a CDS encoding ATP-dependent Clp protease ATP-binding subunit, with protein sequence MFERFTEKAIKVIMLAQEEARRLGHNFVGTEQILLGLIGEGTGVAAKVLKSMGVNLKDARIEVEKIIGRGSGFVAVEIPFTPRAKRVLELSLEEARQLGHNYIGTEHLLLGLIREGEGVAARVLENLGVDLSKVRTQVIRMLGETAEVTPGASQGRTKTPTLDEFGSNLTQMAADGKLDPVVGRQKEIERVIQILGRRTKNNPVLIGEPGVGKTAIAEGLAQRIANNDIPDILEDKRVVTLDIGLLVAGTKYRGEFEERLKKIMDEIRSAGNVILVIDEVHTLIGAGAAEGAIDAANILKPALARGELQCIGATTLDEYRKHIERDAALERRFQPVMVGEPTVDETIEILYGLRDRYEQHHKLKISDAALEAAAKLSDRYISDRYLPDKAIDLVDEAGSRVRLINSQLPPAAKELDKELRQVLKEKDDAVRSQDFDRAGELRDREMEIKTEIRAIANSKKTESPKSEDASPVVTEEDIAQIVASWTGVPVNKLTESESEKLLHMEDTLHQRLIGQEEAVKAVSRAIRRARVGLKNPNRPIASFIFSGPTGVGKTELTKALATYFFGSEEAMIRLDMSEYMERHTVSKLIGSPPGYVGYNEGGQLTEAVRRRPYTVVLFDEIEKAHPDVFNMLLQILEDGRLTDAKGRTVDFKNTLLIMTSNIGSKVIEKGGGGLGFEFSENQSDAQYTRIRSLVNEELKNYFRPEFLNRLDEIIVFRQLNMDEIKEIADIMLGEVFKRLTEKGITLEVTERFKERLVQEGYNQSYGARPLRRAIMRLLEDVLAEEILSARIKEGDTATIDVDDDGQVKVVLGQKRELLPQAAEM